In Lacrimispora indolis DSM 755, a genomic segment contains:
- a CDS encoding cupin domain-containing protein translates to MFISENSNPDAGNMPTFPSDYGPNPFVIDLNKAAQQNDNFRSALWTGTYLQVILMNIPVGEIIGMEVHPDHDQILRIEEGLGLVQLGADKFSMYGQYLAFTNYAVFVPAGTWHNIINIGNEPLKISSFYAPPNYESGMVQRTRIPDSAL, encoded by the coding sequence ATGTTTATTTCCGAAAACTCAAATCCTGATGCTGGTAATATGCCAACCTTTCCATCAGATTATGGACCGAACCCCTTTGTTATTGATCTTAACAAAGCGGCACAGCAAAACGATAATTTCCGCTCGGCTTTATGGACAGGAACTTATTTACAGGTGATTCTGATGAACATTCCTGTGGGTGAGATCATTGGAATGGAAGTCCACCCTGATCACGACCAGATCTTACGAATAGAGGAAGGTTTAGGCCTGGTTCAGCTGGGGGCAGATAAGTTCTCAATGTACGGACAATATCTGGCATTTACAAATTATGCAGTATTCGTACCCGCAGGTACATGGCATAACATCATTAATATTGGCAATGAGCCGCTTAAAATCTCATCTTTTTATGCTCCTCCCAATTACGAATCGGGTATGGTCCAGAGAACGAGAATCCCAGATTCTGCCTTGTAA
- a CDS encoding MarR family winged helix-turn-helix transcriptional regulator codes for MKNIDQYIPGINKGIRIYYDRGLQKYKIGWAQQFLLEYIYTNPGIHSQTLTDTFYAEKSTISKGLKRLYEEGYIRIESDTSDHRSKKIYATEKADEVIKHIRHLQTRLHQSLEKNFSEQELSYLKCSLERLQDNLRAVLLTSEEDPQDE; via the coding sequence ATGAAAAATATCGATCAATATATTCCCGGCATAAATAAGGGAATAAGAATTTATTATGACAGAGGCCTTCAAAAATATAAAATAGGCTGGGCACAGCAATTTTTGTTGGAATATATTTATACCAATCCAGGCATTCACTCACAAACCCTGACGGACACTTTTTATGCTGAGAAAAGCACAATCTCAAAAGGATTAAAGCGTCTATATGAAGAAGGATATATACGTATCGAATCTGATACATCTGATCATCGTTCAAAAAAAATATATGCAACAGAAAAAGCGGACGAAGTGATTAAGCATATAAGACATCTGCAGACCAGACTTCATCAGTCTCTTGAAAAAAATTTTTCTGAGCAGGAATTATCTTATCTGAAATGCAGTTTGGAAAGATTACAGGACAATTTACGCGCAGTATTATTGACATCAGAGGAGGACCCGCAAGATGAGTGA
- a CDS encoding MATE family efflux transporter, translating into MSDISCSIQKNPLESDSIWKLIRKFAIPATISGLVNSLYNIVDQIFIGQSIGPLGNAATNVAFPLVIIMTALSMMIGIGGASQFSLKLGQNDKEKAGRYIGNSIILAVISGVFLAVIVLIFLHPLMIVFGARGDVLTYSKQYTGITAIGIPFAVVSSALSQQIRADGSPRYAMFSILFGAILNTVLDPLFIFTFDMGIQGAALATITGQIVSSAIILFYFRKFRSLKLTKAHFILRLSTVKDIASLGMAACMNQLAVTVVQVVLNNSLGHYGEFSVYGRDIPLACVGIVSKVSSIFTSVMFGISQSCQPIMGFNYGTGNYKRVKEAYKCAATIIVAIGTTAFLCFQLFPGQIIRIFGQGNELYYQFGIRYFRIFLFFSFINGIQILTSSFFSSIGRAMRGTVMSLSRQVFLFLPLVLLLPLWLGIDGILYAGPIADGVAAIIALTFYREEIKLFNKAKTPSI; encoded by the coding sequence ATGAGTGACATATCATGCAGCATACAAAAGAACCCTTTAGAAAGCGACAGCATATGGAAGCTGATTCGAAAATTCGCAATACCTGCAACAATCAGCGGACTTGTAAACTCTTTATACAATATTGTAGACCAGATTTTCATAGGCCAAAGCATCGGACCGCTGGGAAATGCCGCAACAAATGTCGCCTTTCCGCTTGTTATCATAATGACAGCTTTATCCATGATGATTGGAATTGGAGGCGCATCACAGTTCAGCCTTAAACTAGGGCAGAATGATAAAGAAAAAGCCGGCCGTTATATTGGCAACAGCATCATTCTGGCAGTTATTTCGGGAGTATTTCTTGCCGTTATTGTACTGATATTCCTGCACCCGCTTATGATTGTTTTCGGTGCGAGAGGTGACGTTTTAACTTATTCAAAGCAATACACAGGCATTACAGCAATAGGTATTCCTTTCGCTGTCGTCAGTTCCGCTTTAAGCCAACAGATCAGAGCTGACGGCAGCCCCCGATATGCCATGTTCAGCATTTTATTCGGTGCTATCTTAAATACGGTTTTAGATCCGCTGTTTATCTTTACTTTTGATATGGGAATTCAGGGCGCCGCTCTTGCAACAATCACCGGACAAATAGTTTCTTCTGCTATCATACTTTTCTATTTCAGAAAATTCCGTTCACTGAAACTGACAAAGGCTCATTTTATACTTCGATTATCTACAGTTAAAGATATTGCTTCCCTGGGCATGGCAGCATGCATGAACCAGTTAGCCGTAACGGTTGTCCAGGTTGTTTTAAACAACTCTCTTGGACATTATGGAGAATTTTCTGTTTATGGCAGAGATATTCCTCTGGCTTGTGTTGGTATCGTATCAAAAGTAAGCTCTATTTTTACCTCTGTTATGTTCGGCATCTCACAAAGCTGCCAGCCAATTATGGGATTTAATTATGGAACAGGAAATTATAAGCGCGTAAAAGAAGCATATAAATGCGCTGCAACAATCATCGTTGCGATTGGTACTACGGCATTTCTGTGCTTTCAACTGTTTCCCGGACAGATTATTCGGATATTCGGACAAGGCAATGAATTGTACTATCAATTTGGCATTCGTTATTTTAGAATCTTCCTCTTTTTTTCATTCATAAACGGAATACAAATTTTAACATCCAGCTTCTTTTCCTCCATCGGACGGGCAATGCGGGGTACAGTGATGTCTTTAAGCAGACAAGTATTTCTCTTTCTGCCGCTTGTCTTACTGCTCCCACTATGGTTAGGAATTGATGGGATATTATATGCCGGTCCGATTGCTGACGGAGTAGCTGCAATCATAGCGTTAACATTCTATCGTGAAGAAATAAAGCTCTTTAATAAAGCAAAAACTCCCAGTATATAG
- a CDS encoding acylphosphatase codes for MEKWEKIRKHIYVSGRVQGVGFRFRAQQLARGFGLTGWVKNLDDGRVEMELQGTEVEMDRLFERLRQDRYIRIDGFQTERISPVEENGFQVRY; via the coding sequence ATGGAAAAATGGGAAAAGATCCGAAAGCACATTTATGTCAGCGGTCGGGTTCAGGGAGTGGGATTCCGCTTCCGTGCCCAGCAGCTTGCCAGGGGCTTTGGCCTAACGGGCTGGGTAAAGAACTTAGATGACGGCCGGGTGGAAATGGAACTGCAGGGAACAGAGGTGGAAATGGACCGCCTGTTTGAACGTTTGAGGCAGGATCGTTACATCAGAATTGACGGTTTCCAGACAGAACGGATATCTCCGGTAGAAGAAAATGGATTCCAGGTCAGGTATTAA
- a CDS encoding GGDEF and EAL domain-containing protein produces MQKMEDVKIKKGGMLVPVFLCLIFVTCCFTFLTYMVKKNEQKDVAYFYSAAKQNQVTLKNQMEGDFHALKGLAVCLEALDPDNKEQMDRIINEINDGSRFMKVGFADGSGWMESDHYDDYYKVPVRNREDQPVGLLYATNSGDMVRSMIDAAILAGEGFSEILDQHGRVIAGSAGVREQEKVQEAIKKGSQIPFTMVSQDNRRQTAVLIPLGINDWYVLSVFPQYSMRTRHIEAGIGTLILLSSVLFLYFFCRQCRIINQNQEALLELAYRDSLTGCRNFSSFKREAERAIQEDDISSYAVWYCDIKKFKFINDILGYEEGDRILTSIANLFRDYGEEESLFCRVSADNFAGLHKYKSREDMRSWFNKLVEFFQSRELPSSKRITMELCMGVYCLEEEDRELSVERIVNRANIAQKHVKSQPGNQFGFYNKEIRNKVVYESELESEIDRAIRNQEFKAFIQPKVSIQKGNRIVGGEVLVRWENPRKGTIPPGMFIPLMERDGKIVKLDRYMFEVACQWLCNYLKSGREPVNLAVNVSKIGMLREDFVDFYGRVKEKYQIPDGLLELEFTETVMLNDDTVFSGLVSRLHKKGFVCSLDDFGSGYSSLNLLKNLPIDVLKLDIMFFRKSTDIKRERIVISNIINMAKELQIRTIAEGVEYVETVDFLTSAGCDVIQGYVFAKPMPVEAFDEMLLMKKGEALIPQDVRA; encoded by the coding sequence ATGCAAAAGATGGAAGACGTAAAAATTAAAAAAGGAGGAATGTTGGTTCCTGTGTTCCTTTGTTTGATTTTTGTTACATGCTGTTTTACGTTTTTAACATATATGGTAAAAAAAAATGAGCAAAAGGATGTTGCATATTTTTACAGTGCGGCAAAACAGAATCAGGTGACCCTTAAGAATCAAATGGAGGGGGATTTTCATGCTCTTAAAGGCCTGGCTGTATGCCTTGAAGCCTTGGATCCGGATAATAAGGAACAGATGGACCGGATCATAAATGAGATTAACGATGGAAGCCGGTTTATGAAGGTGGGCTTTGCAGACGGCTCTGGTTGGATGGAATCGGACCATTATGATGATTATTATAAAGTTCCTGTAAGGAACAGAGAGGATCAGCCTGTAGGTCTTCTTTATGCCACAAATTCCGGAGACATGGTGCGCAGCATGATTGATGCCGCTATTCTGGCTGGAGAAGGCTTTTCGGAAATTCTTGACCAGCATGGAAGAGTGATCGCAGGAAGCGCCGGAGTAAGGGAGCAGGAGAAGGTTCAGGAAGCAATAAAAAAGGGAAGTCAGATCCCTTTTACCATGGTCTCTCAGGACAACCGGCGTCAAACGGCTGTTTTGATTCCTCTGGGAATCAATGACTGGTATGTATTAAGCGTTTTTCCTCAATACAGCATGAGGACCAGGCACATAGAGGCGGGAATCGGAACGTTGATTTTGCTGTCCTCGGTACTGTTCCTTTATTTTTTCTGCCGTCAGTGCAGAATCATCAATCAAAATCAGGAGGCCCTTCTGGAACTGGCCTATAGGGACAGCCTGACCGGGTGCAGAAATTTTTCTTCCTTTAAAAGAGAAGCGGAGCGGGCAATTCAGGAAGATGATATTTCTTCTTATGCAGTGTGGTATTGCGATATAAAGAAATTTAAATTTATCAATGATATTTTAGGATATGAGGAAGGGGATAGAATCCTCACTTCCATTGCCAATCTGTTTCGGGATTATGGGGAAGAGGAATCGCTATTTTGCAGAGTATCAGCCGATAATTTTGCAGGACTTCATAAATACAAATCCAGGGAGGATATGCGCAGCTGGTTTAATAAGCTGGTTGAGTTTTTTCAAAGCAGGGAGCTGCCTTCCAGTAAAAGAATTACCATGGAGCTGTGCATGGGCGTTTATTGTCTGGAAGAAGAAGATCGGGAATTGTCCGTTGAACGGATCGTAAACCGGGCGAATATTGCTCAGAAGCATGTAAAAAGCCAGCCAGGAAATCAGTTCGGCTTTTATAATAAGGAAATACGCAATAAAGTGGTATATGAATCCGAGTTGGAATCCGAGATTGACAGGGCAATCAGGAACCAGGAATTTAAGGCATTTATCCAGCCCAAGGTATCCATTCAGAAGGGAAACCGGATTGTAGGGGGAGAAGTTTTGGTGAGATGGGAGAACCCACGTAAAGGCACCATACCGCCAGGGATGTTCATACCTCTTATGGAGCGTGACGGAAAGATCGTGAAGCTTGACAGATATATGTTTGAAGTCGCCTGTCAATGGCTTTGCAACTATTTAAAGTCCGGCAGGGAACCGGTGAACCTGGCTGTCAATGTTTCCAAGATCGGAATGCTGCGGGAAGATTTTGTGGATTTTTACGGGAGAGTGAAAGAAAAATACCAGATACCTGACGGCCTTCTGGAACTGGAGTTTACGGAAACGGTCATGCTGAATGATGACACTGTTTTCAGCGGTTTAGTGAGCCGGCTGCATAAAAAGGGGTTTGTATGTTCTTTGGATGATTTCGGTTCAGGATACTCTTCCCTGAATCTGTTAAAGAATCTTCCCATTGACGTACTAAAGCTGGATATTATGTTTTTCAGGAAAAGCACGGATATAAAACGGGAAAGGATCGTCATATCCAATATCATAAACATGGCAAAGGAACTTCAGATAAGAACCATCGCAGAAGGGGTGGAGTACGTAGAAACCGTGGATTTTTTAACATCAGCTGGCTGCGATGTGATCCAGGGATATGTGTTCGCCAAGCCAATGCCGGTTGAAGCCTTTGATGAGATGCTATTAATGAAAAAAGGAGAAGCCCTGATACCCCAGGATGTCAGGGCATAG
- the pta gene encoding phosphate acetyltransferase, with protein sequence MFNPMIAALKEQKRKIVFTEGTDPRILEAASRLYKEGILTPILLGNPDEIEAASKECGWSIHGIEKIDPLSYGEIEEMVTKMVELRKGKMDEAACRAALAKSNYFGTMLVKIGKADCLLGGATYSTADTVRPALQLIKTKPGSKIVSSCFILYREAEEGNEMYAMGDCAINVNPDENELVEIVLETARTARTFSIDPKVALLSYSTLGSGKGESVDKVHNAAEKLKAMDLDFPVDGELQFDAAFSPVVAKTKAPGSLVAGHANTFVFPNIDAGNIGYKIAQRLGGFEAFGPILQGLNAPINDLSRGCNADEVYKMSIITASLI encoded by the coding sequence ATGTTCAATCCTATGATTGCTGCATTGAAAGAGCAGAAGAGAAAAATCGTATTTACAGAAGGCACTGACCCCAGAATCTTAGAAGCAGCAAGCCGCCTTTACAAAGAAGGCATCCTCACCCCCATTCTTCTGGGGAACCCTGATGAAATCGAAGCAGCTTCCAAGGAATGTGGCTGGTCCATTCATGGTATCGAGAAAATAGATCCCCTTAGCTATGGGGAAATTGAAGAAATGGTAACCAAAATGGTAGAGCTGAGAAAAGGAAAGATGGATGAAGCGGCCTGCCGCGCTGCGCTTGCAAAATCCAATTACTTTGGCACCATGCTGGTTAAAATAGGGAAAGCGGACTGCCTGCTGGGCGGAGCCACCTATTCCACTGCTGATACAGTAAGGCCTGCCTTGCAGCTGATCAAAACCAAGCCTGGCAGCAAAATTGTTTCCAGCTGTTTCATTCTCTATCGTGAGGCAGAAGAGGGAAATGAAATGTATGCCATGGGTGACTGTGCCATTAATGTTAACCCTGATGAAAACGAGCTGGTTGAAATTGTATTGGAAACGGCCAGAACAGCAAGGACCTTTTCCATTGATCCGAAGGTTGCACTGCTGTCTTACAGCACTCTCGGTTCCGGCAAAGGGGAATCTGTTGATAAGGTGCACAATGCAGCTGAGAAATTAAAGGCAATGGATCTGGACTTCCCTGTGGATGGAGAACTGCAATTTGACGCAGCATTCTCTCCTGTAGTGGCTAAGACAAAAGCTCCTGGTTCTTTAGTAGCAGGACATGCCAATACGTTTGTTTTCCCTAACATTGATGCAGGCAACATTGGGTATAAGATTGCACAGAGATTGGGGGGCTTTGAGGCATTTGGTCCTATTTTGCAGGGGCTGAACGCTCCTATCAATGACCTTTCAAGAGGCTGTAATGCAGATGAAGTCTATAAGATGTCGATTATAACGGCTTCTCTGATATAA
- a CDS encoding GGDEF domain-containing protein: MDHISLDEIKDKLDFFYKMYDVVRLVDPVHKRVLDYRQSSLAVTQDVCYHYWGNNRICDNCISVRAYQENRSFVKMERSGDEVLLVTSIPIENAASPAVLELLKNATDTMFIGTGDYNEGEIFSRFIKELNDAAVRDPLTSIYNRRFVDERLPVDIIDASLKHAPLSVCFIDLDNFKSINDLYGHDAGDSAIKAAGEVISRNICLEGVWAARYGGDEFLLCLSGTDEGQAREVVERIKRDIEITPMGEIPLSISYGIETMKDVPVTAEELIHRADEKMYKAKKEKSSDA; the protein is encoded by the coding sequence ATGGATCATATTTCGCTGGATGAGATAAAAGATAAACTGGATTTCTTTTATAAAATGTATGATGTGGTACGCCTGGTGGATCCGGTCCACAAAAGGGTGCTGGACTACCGGCAGTCATCCCTGGCTGTCACACAGGATGTATGCTATCATTATTGGGGGAACAACAGGATTTGCGATAACTGTATTTCTGTAAGAGCTTATCAGGAAAACAGAAGCTTTGTGAAGATGGAAAGAAGCGGGGATGAAGTTCTTCTTGTGACGTCAATTCCCATTGAAAATGCCGCCAGCCCGGCAGTGTTGGAGCTGTTAAAAAATGCCACGGATACAATGTTTATCGGAACCGGTGATTATAATGAAGGAGAAATCTTTTCCCGCTTTATCAAGGAGCTTAATGATGCGGCTGTGAGAGATCCTCTCACCTCTATTTATAACAGGCGCTTTGTGGATGAGCGTCTTCCTGTTGACATTATTGATGCTTCCCTCAAGCATGCACCGCTGTCTGTATGTTTTATTGACCTTGATAATTTCAAATCCATTAATGACCTTTATGGGCATGATGCGGGAGATTCGGCCATTAAGGCGGCCGGTGAAGTCATTTCCCGGAATATTTGCCTTGAGGGCGTGTGGGCCGCAAGGTATGGGGGAGATGAATTCCTTCTTTGCCTGAGTGGAACTGATGAAGGGCAGGCCAGGGAGGTTGTGGAGCGTATAAAAAGAGATATTGAAATAACGCCCATGGGAGAGATCCCTCTCTCCATTTCTTATGGAATAGAAACCATGAAGGATGTTCCCGTGACTGCAGAGGAACTGATTCACAGGGCAGATGAAAAAATGTACAAGGCTAAAAAGGAAAAAAGTTCGGATGCATGA